From Vigna radiata var. radiata cultivar VC1973A unplaced genomic scaffold, Vradiata_ver6 scaffold_83, whole genome shotgun sequence:
TCACCTTTTTGCTAAAGGTTTGATGTTAAGCACGGAGACTACCATTGAGTGCCACCTTTTGCAAGAAGCCCACCCTGGGCACCACTTTTGAGCACCAATGTGCACGtttgaaaattcattttcatgtCTGTTTGAGATATAATTTACAATGTATGTATGTTTATGAGTACTATGGTGTTTTAATGAATGATGATAGTGCTCTGATATGAGCTTGTTAAATTAATCATGGTatgaaagtgatgatgaagtagTGATTTCCAGAAAGGAAATCTCATGGAATGTGTGTTTTACTAGGATATGTCTTGAGGTACGGATTATTTCACTTGTGTAGTCATCATGAACTCTACTAATGGTTCATATTCATGTAGAAAATGATGATTAGATAGTTAGAGTGACATTTcgatttttaaattagataatttCTTTCCtctataattttaatgttttgattttgtagaaaaaaaaaagactgcATAAAAAATAATCAGTTCAGTTTTGAACAGAGATCATTGGTTGAGACCAATAATTGTCCAAAAACCTTCAAAGAGACCAAAGTAGTGAAATTTTCTGAgtggaggaaaaaaaaagaaggtaaGATGTTAACAAAACAGGTTTTATTATCCAACAACAATAATGTCATGGTGGTGATACACTTCTTGTTTGATATTAACTGCTAATGCAATATCACATCACATAACATCATATGATGATGATTTATGATGGACGACACAAATTAAGAAGCCACCATGTCCCCTTCCCTCAAGCTTGATCCTCAACAGTCAACTCCTCAATAACCTTCCCATGGTTGAAGGGATTAAACCCTTCAACTCCATAGCATTTGCTAGCCAACACTGCTGAATAAGTCCCTTGATTCACCAAATGCTTGCGTGCAACAATAACTGAGTTAATAACCTCATCAGTGGGGTGAAAAACCGAGAGAACTTCAAAACCTTTGAGATCAGAAGAAGGATCAACCACCGGGTAGAGGAAGGCTTTAGCACCATGCGCACTCCTCAACAGCAAAATAGCTCCTGGGGCCATGAACTTGGCAAGGTGCTTGATGACTTCTGCTTTCTCCTTATGGTCCATGCCCACAAGTGCTGCCAAGTAGACCACGTTATAGTCCTTGAGGCCATTTGAAACGTTTAGAATGTCATTAGTGTGGAAGAACATTCTCTTGGACAAGTCAGGGTCCGAAGAGACCAAGCCATGAGCCTTGGCATTTGCCAAAGGATCCATGTCGTAGTTGTGGAAGCATGTTTGCCTGAGGTAATGGGTGGCCAAAATGATTGAAGTGAGAGGAAGGGGACCTGAGCCCACAAAGGCAAGTTGGGAAGGGACTTGTTGGGTGCAGTGTGTGGTGAGCATGGTGAATTCCAAGTGACTTAGTTTGAGGTAATTACAGTAGTAGGGGAAAAGTTTCATGTGGTTTAAAGGGTTTTCATATGATCCTATGATGGTTGAGTAGTGACTCTCAAGAAGTCCCTCAGCTTTCCCACAAAGTCTAATGAGCTTTGCTATGGTTTCTCTAACCTGTTGGCTCAGCTGAGATACATCTATATGACATGGGGTGGTGCAAATGGTGACAAGTTGGGTGAAGAGGTTGTTGACATGGCTGGAGGGGTTGAGGTCTCCTAGTTTGGAGATTTCCTCATAGATTTCACATACCTTTCCTACTACCATCACTTCCTGTTGACTCTCCATCTAGTATGACTGATTAAACAACTTGCACAGAATAGGAATGAGTGATGGCAAGGACTCTTGCTAGCTCCTCACCCTGAATTCCAGTTTCACAACACTCTTCACTCCAAGACTGTGTTCTGTTTAGGCTTTAGAGGCTATTATATACCATTGCTTGATGGTCACTTTTGGTGCAACTTGATGTAAGAGTCCCATATTTGCTGTTTATCTCTTAATTAAATAATGGTGAAGTGCATGAGGCAGTGCGGCACTACATTCAAGACAAAGTCACCTAAGACAAAATCACTGTTCTATACGTCAAAAATGATACAAACGAAGGCATAAATAAATGTTTGACGATGGACTTAAAGTGTGGGAAATGAAGGCATAAGTGCGTTGTGACAACCAAATGCTCTCTTACAGCTCCATCACTAATAGTGAATATTGGAGAGCTACGAGATAAGACATATACATGGCAACATTGTGCAACATTTTTCACTGAAATTCTGAATAACATATTTGAATAAATGTAATCATTTAGAATTCCAAAAAGAAGTGATaggaagagagaaaaggttACCATGGTTAAGATATATTTATTGTCATTCGAGCCAATTACACCCTTCAGATTCCATGCAAAGAGCACTGATAAACATGCATTGCAACCTGCTGCCACCTTTAATGACGAACTTTGTACAAGACACATGCAGTGGTCATTTACCTTTATAGTCTAATGAAGAATTGAGCAACAGTGACAACCAAaccattttaaaacaaaaataagatacaCAAACATGCACATAACtgttttttctcacttttgttGTCA
This genomic window contains:
- the LOC106754071 gene encoding nicotianamine synthase — its product is MESQQEVMVVGKVCEIYEEISKLGDLNPSSHVNNLFTQLVTICTTPCHIDVSQLSQQVRETIAKLIRLCGKAEGLLESHYSTIIGSYENPLNHMKLFPYYCNYLKLSHLEFTMLTTHCTQQVPSQLAFVGSGPLPLTSIILATHYLRQTCFHNYDMDPLANAKAHGLVSSDPDLSKRMFFHTNDILNVSNGLKDYNVVYLAALVGMDHKEKAEVIKHLAKFMAPGAILLLRSAHGAKAFLYPVVDPSSDLKGFEVLSVFHPTDEVINSVIVARKHLVNQGTYSAVLASKCYGVEGFNPFNHGKVIEELTVEDQA